One window of the Camelina sativa cultivar DH55 chromosome 1, Cs, whole genome shotgun sequence genome contains the following:
- the LOC104700679 gene encoding EG45-like domain containing protein 2 isoform X2: MIKMVVKFVVVVMVFAQILAPIAEAAQGRAVYYNPPYTRSACYGTQRETMVVGVRSNLYQGGRACGRRYRVRCIGATYNFPRACTGRTVDVRVVDFCREPCNGDLNLSRDAFRVIANTDAGNIRVEYTPI, translated from the exons atgataaaaatggTGGTAAAATTTGTGGTAGTGGTGATGGTGTTTGCACAAATCTTAGCTCCAATCGCTGAAGCTGCTCAAGGAAGAGCTGTCTATTACAACCCTCCCTACACTA GGTCTGCGTGTTATGGAACACAACGTGAGACGATGGTGGTTGGAGTCAGGAGCAATCTGTACCAAGGAGGTCGAGCTTGTGGTCGGAGGTACAGGGTTCGATGCATTGGCGCTACATACAACTTCCCTAGGGCTTGCACGGGTCGTACCGTTGACGTGAGGGTAGTTGATTTCTGCCGGGAGCCTTGCAACGGTGACCTTAATCTCTCTCGTGATGCTTTCCGGGTTATCGCTAATACTGATGCCGGTAACATCCGCGTCGAGTACACACc GATATGA
- the LOC104700679 gene encoding EG45-like domain containing protein 2 isoform X1, whose amino-acid sequence MIKMVVKFVVVVMVFAQILAPIAEAAQGRAVYYNPPYTRSACYGTQRETMVVGVRSNLYQGGRACGRRYRVRCIGATYNFPRACTGRTVDVRVVDFCREPCNGDLNLSRDAFRVIANTDAGNIRVEYTPI is encoded by the exons atgataaaaatggTGGTAAAATTTGTGGTAGTGGTGATGGTGTTTGCACAAATCTTAGCTCCAATTGCTGAAGCTGCTCAAGGAAGAGCTGTCTATTACAACCCTCCCTACACTA GGTCTGCGTGTTATGGAACACAACGTGAGACGATGGTGGTTGGAGTCAGGAGCAATCTGTACCAAGGAGGTCGAGCTTGTGGTCGGAGGTACAGGGTTCGATGCATTGGCGCTACATACAACTTCCCTAGGGCTTGCACGGGTCGTACCGTTGACGTGAGGGTAGTTGATTTCTGCCGGGAGCCTTGCAACGGTGACCTTAATCTCTCTCGTGATGCTTTCCGGGTTATCGCTAATACTGATGCCGGTAACATCCGCGTCGAGTACACACc GATATGA
- the LOC104700679 gene encoding EG45-like domain containing protein 2 isoform X3 — protein sequence MIKMVVKFVVVVMVFAQILAPIAEAAQGRAVYYNPPYTRSACYGTQRETMVVGVRSNLYQGGRACGRRYRVRCIGATYNFPRACTGRTVDVRVVDFCREPCNGDLNLSRDAFRVIANTDAGNIRVEYTP from the exons atgataaaaatggTGGTAAAATTTGTGGTAGTGGTGATGGTGTTTGCACAAATCTTAGCTCCAATTGCTGAAGCTGCTCAAGGAAGAGCTGTCTATTACAACCCTCCCTACACTA GGTCTGCGTGTTATGGAACACAACGTGAGACGATGGTGGTTGGAGTCAGGAGCAATCTGTACCAAGGAGGTCGAGCTTGTGGTCGGAGGTACAGGGTTCGATGCATTGGCGCTACATACAACTTCCCTAGGGCTTGCACGGGTCGTACCGTTGACGTGAGGGTAGTTGATTTCTGCCGGGAGCCTTGCAACGGTGACCTTAATCTCTCTCGTGATGCTTTCCGGGTTATCGCTAATACTGATGCCGGTAACATCCGCGTCGAGTACACACcgtaa
- the LOC104700707 gene encoding RING-H2 finger protein ATL56-like has translation MPPTNDYRIYGEPPSTSPSPSPPKPKTRILSLFLVGAIMFSIFSLFLVLIGIASVLLLPLLLSSLHRHHRRRRRNRRHESSDGLSSRFVKKLPQFRFSEPTSTSYTRYGSDCVVCFDVFRQGQWCRNLPGCGHVFHRKCVDTWLLKASTCPICRARVSLREEGAQEGELWRCFSRRRSSLLDL, from the coding sequence atgCCTCCGACCAATGATTACCGAATCTACGGCGAGCCACCGTCTACTTCGCCGTCTCCTTCACCGCCAAAGCCAAAAACAAGGATTCTCTCTCTATTCCTCGTTGGTGCAATCATGTTTTcgatcttttctctcttcctcgtCCTTATCGGCATCGcctctgttcttcttctacctctcctcctctcttctctccatCGTCACCACCGACGTCGCCGACGTAACCGTCGACACGAATCCTCAGATGGGTTATCTTCAAGATTCGTGAAAAAGCTTCCTCAATTCAGATTCTCCGAACCCACGTCCACATCATACACACGGTACGGAAGCGATTGCGTGGTTTGTTTTGATGTATTCAGACAGGGGCAATGGTGTCGTAATCTTCCTGGTTGTGGACACGTGTTCCATCGAAAGTGTGTGGACACTTGGTTGCTCAAAGCCTCGACTTGCCCTATTTGCAGAGCTAGGGTTAGTTTGAGGGAAGAAGGTGCACAAGAAGGAGAACTGTGGAGATGTTTTAGTCGTAGACGAAGTAGTTTGCTAGATTTGTAa
- the LOC104700699 gene encoding uncharacterized protein LOC104700699: MDRLSFLNVVMEVAGTLNESRKLFLKNKKLMFSVLVFPLILNCLVYLFNAIAIKPEITNLILESNLLPMTDPSSPKFAIHLMRYFADFRQFVSSLYIFIAVSSIINLLSVLVLVHASALTHKNDSFKVKDFPVLTLKYWKGPLVTSFYIALFSLGYWFLFYIIIVSLVIFSTKLNTVGAKVRALWILFAVFESYLAIVWNLSMVISILEDTYGIQALGKAAKIVKGMKPKLFLLNLFFGLLSFGLFQILRLIDWSSSFPVILTTGLVFVSSVFVVRMFQLVTYTVTYFQCNQGIDAEAVSLGDMEYTKLSSTTLMGGLP; the protein is encoded by the coding sequence ATGGATCGGTTATCGTTCTTGAATGTTGTAATGGAGGTTGCGGGTACTCTAAATGAGTCCCGCAAACTCTTTCTCAAGAACAAAAAGCTGATGTTTTCAGTCTTGGTATTCCCTCTCATACTCAATTGTTTAGTTTACTTGTTCAACGCCATTGCCATCAAACCGGAGATAACAAACTTGATCCTTGAATCAAATTTGTTACCTATGACAGATCCAAGCAGCCCGAAATTTGCTATCCATCTTATGAGATACTTTGCAGATTTTCGCCAGTTTGTAAGTTCTTTATACATTTTCATCGCCGTCTCCTCCATCATCAACCTCTTATCCGTTCTTGTTTTGGTTCACGCATCGGCTCTTACTCATAAAAATGATAGCTTCAAGGTCAAAGATTTTCCTGTTTTGACCCTTAAATATTGGAAGGGACCTCTTGTGACTAGTTTCTACATTGCTCTCTTCAGTCTTGGCTATTGGTTCCTATTCTATATAATCATTGTTTCTCTCGTTATATTCTCTACAAAACTCAATACCGTGGGAGCCAAAGTTCGCGCATTATGGATTCTATTTGCAGTCTTTGAGTCTTACTTAGCTATCGTTTGGAACCTATCTATGGTCATATCGATACTCGAGGATACTTATGGGATCCAAGCTTTGGGGAAAGCTGCAAAGATTGTTAAAGGGATGAAGCCAAAGCTATTCCTCTTGaatcttttctttggtttattgtCATTTGGATTATTTCAAATCTTGCGGCTGATCGATTGGAGTAGTTCATTCCCGGTTATCTTAACCACCGGTTTGGTATTTGTGAGTTCTGTCTTTGTGGTGAGGATGTTTCAGCTTGTGACTTATACGGTTACCTATTTCCAGTGTAACCAAGGCATAGACGCTGAGGCTGTGTCGCTGGGGGATATGGAATATACAAAATtgtcttccactactctcatgggaggattgccttaa
- the LOC104700711 gene encoding uncharacterized protein LOC104700711, with amino-acid sequence MGRFAFLNVLKEVAGILNESRKLFLKNKTLMFSVLVFTLLLNCLVFLFNIFVIEPEIMNLMAESRLLPTTDPSTPEYAACIMRIFADVRQIVASSYILTAVSSIINIFSVIFIVHASALSLKDENIKIKDFTVLSLKSWKGPLVTYFYIALFSLGYWLLLFIILFPILLSSTLSISDMGSLAVKSGALFIIFAVFQCYLAIVWNLSMVISVLEESYGIQALGKAAKIVKGMKTKLFLLNIFFGLLAFGLAQSLQVIINSRRSLSLTITTGFVLVCLVFVCLAFVMRMFQLVAYTVAYFQCKSLQGKDVESLTDVEYTKLSSTALMG; translated from the coding sequence ATGGGTCGATTTGCGTTCTTGAATGTTTTAAAGGAGGTTGCGGGTATTCTAAATGAATCCCGCAAACTGTTCCTCAAGAACAAAACGTTGATGTTCTCAGTTTTGGTATTCACCCTCCTACTcaattgtttagttttcttgtttaaCATCTTTGTCATCGAACCAGAGATCATGAACTTGATGGCCGAATCAAGATTGTTGCCAACGACAGATCCAAGCACCCCGGAATATGCGGCATGTATTATGAGAATCTTTGCGGACGTTCGCCAAATTGTGGCTTCTTCATACATCCTAACGGCCGTCTcctccatcatcaacatcttttctGTTATATTCATCGTTCATGCATCGGCTCTTTCTCTTAAAGATGAAAACATCAAGATCAAAGATTTTACTGTTCTGAGCCTTAAATCTTGGAAGGGACCTCTTGTGACGTATTTCTACATTGCTCTTTTCAGTCTTGGCTATTGGCTCCTACTTTTTATAATCCTTTTTCCAATCCTTTTATCCTCTACATTATCTATATCAGATATGGGTTCCTTGGCAGTCAAGTCTGGTGCTTTATTCATTATATTTGCTGTTTTTCAGTGCTACTTAGCTATCGTTTGGAACTTATCTATGGTCATATCGGTATTAGAGGAAAGTTATGGGATCCAAGCTTTGGGGAAAGCTGCAAAGATTGTTAAAGGGATGAAGACAAAACTGTTTCTCTTGAATATCTTCTTTGGTTTATTGGCATTCGGATTAGCTCAAAGCTTGCAGGTGATTATCAATTCGAGAAGATCGCTCTCGCTTACGATAACCACCGGTTTCGTCCTTGtgtgtttggtctttgtgtGTTTGGCCTTTGTCATGAGGATGTTTCAGCTTGTGGCTTACACCGTTGCCTATTTCCAATGTAAGAGCCTCCAAGGCAAAGACGTTGAGTCGCTGACAGATGTGGAATATACGAAATTGTCTTCCACTGCTCTCATGGGATGA